The following are encoded in a window of Cyprinus carpio isolate SPL01 chromosome A13, ASM1834038v1, whole genome shotgun sequence genomic DNA:
- the LOC109100683 gene encoding zinc finger MIZ domain-containing protein 1-like isoform X7 encodes MNSMKPSLSHGDGSFPYDSVPWQQNPNQAPGSLSVVTTVWGVTNTSQSQVLGNPMANTNNPMNPGGNALGSGMSANNPGINSPQFPGQQQQFSAKGGSNQAYMQQSMYGRPGHPGGGGFGGSYPGGPNTPGGIGMPPHTRQPSDFTQPAAAAAAAAVAAAAATATATATATVAALQETNKDMNQYNQVCSSFQMGPTQGYNSQFMNQPGPRGPPSMAGGMNPAGMGGGMNSSNMSGPPMGMNQPRGPGMGPFGSHGQRMPQQSYPGPRPQSMPMQGTKRPYPGEPNYGGQQFGPNGQFPSQQGQYPNPNASRALPSPNYPMQRMPGQQGSGQYPPTGVAMGQYYKQEPFNGQNNNFSGGGYGYNQGNGPPRQVVNYPHSPVPGNPTPPMTPGSSIPPYLSPNQDVKPPFPPDMKPNMTSLPPPPTNPNEELRLTFPVRDGVVLEPFRLEHNLAVSNHVFHLRPSVHQTLMWRSDLELQFKCYHHEDRQMNTNWPASVQVSVNATPLTIERGENKTSHKPLHLKHVCQPGRNTIQITVTACCCSHLFVLQLVHRPSVRSVLQGLLKKRLLPAEHCITKIKRNFSSVAASSGNATLNGEDGVEQTAIKVSLKCPITFRRIQLPARGHDCKHVQCFDLESYLQLNCERGTWRCPVCNKTALLEGLEVDQYMWGILNAIQNSEFEEVTIDPTCSWRPVPIKSDIHIKEDPDGPLAKRFKTMSPSQMIMPNVMDMIAQLGPGPSPYTPLPLQHGGNNGEYGGQGRGNSYQGHGNFDFSHSNSGGGAPMNDFMHGPQLSHPPDVPNSLMAPDKPLAHGMPDSMPHPVSADQSHASMQPGMHASPHPNSQSAQPLHHSGPPSSQPPRQHPPPQQPGQNSHPHADMTFNPAADGQAGGQGPADMPEPSLDLLPELANPDELLSYLDPPDLPSSSNDDLLSLFENN; translated from the exons ATGAACTCCATGAAGCCCTCGCTCTCACATGG TGATGGGTCCTTTCCATATGACAGCGTTCCCTGGCAACAAAACCCTAACCAGGCCCCTGGCTCGTTGTCAGTGGTTACGACGGTGTGGGGCGTTACCAATACATCACAAAGTCAG GTATTGGGTAACCCCATGGCCAATACCAACAATCCCATGAACCCTGGAGGCAATGCACTAGGGTCGGGTATGTCAGCCAACAACCCAGGGATCAACTCACCTCAGTTCCCTGGCCAACAACAACAGTTTTCAGCCAAAGGGGGATCCAACCAGGCCTACATGCAGCAAAGCATGTATGGGCGTCCAGGGCATCCGGGAGGAGGAGGTTTTGGTGGAAG TTACCCAGGTGGGCCGAATACTCCGGGTGGTATAGGCATGCCCCCTCATACACGACAGCCCTCTGATTTCACCcaacctgctgctgctgccgccgccgctgctgttgctgctgcagcCGCCACCGCAACAGCTACTGCCACAGCAACCGTGGCGGCCCTGCAAGAGACCAACAAAGACATGAACCAGTACAACCAG GTCTGCTCCTCTTTCCAGATGGGGCCTACGCAAGGCTACAACAGCCAGTTCATGAACCAGCCAGGGCCCCGTGGGCCCCCGTCCATGGCTGGAGGCATGAACCCAGCTGGTATGGGTGGTGGCATGAATAGCTCCAACATGAGTGGCCCGCCAATGGGTATGAACCAGCCCAGAGGCCCAGGGATGGGGCCCTTCGGTAGCCACGGCCAAAGGATGCCTCAGCAGAGTTACCCTGGACCCAGACCACAGTCCATGCCTATGCAGGGCACCAAGAGGCCCTATCCAGGAGAG cCTAATTATGGAGGCCAGCAGTTTGGACCCAATGGCCAGTTTCCCAGCCAGCAAGGGCAGTACCCTAACCCAAATGCTTCTAGAGCTCTTCCTTCACCCAATTACCCTATGCAAAGGATGCCGGGACAACAGGGCTCAGGCCAGTATCCCCCTACTGGGGTAGCCATGGGCCAATATTATAAG CAAGAGCCATTTAATGGTCAGAACAACAATTTCTCTGGAGGTGGTTATGGGTATAATCAAGGAAATGGG CCTCCTCGGCAGGTGGTGAACTACCCACACTCACCAGTTCCTGGGAACCCCACGCCACCCATGACCCCTGGAAGTAGTATACCTCCGTACCTGTCACCCAATCAGGATGTCAAGCCCCCGTTTCCTCCAGACATGAAGCCAAACATGACGTCTCTGCCTCCACCTCCGA CCAACCCCAACGAGGAGCTTCGTCTGACGTTCCCCGTGAGAGATGGAGTGGTGCTGGAGCCCTTCAGATTAGAGCACAACCTGGCCGTCAGTAACCACGTCTTCCATCTGCGCCCCTCCGTCCACCAGACGCTCATGTGGAG ATCTGATCTGGAGCTGCAGTTTAAGTGCTATCATCATGAGGACCGACAAATGAACACCAATTGGCCTGCATCCGTCCAAGTCAGCGTCAACGCCACCCCCCTCACTATTGAGAGGGGCGAAAATAAGACATCCCACAAACCCCTGCACCTAAAGCACGTGTGTCAGCCAGGAAGAAACACCATCCAGATTACTGTCACAGCCTGCTGTTGT TCACACTTGTTCGTGCTGCAGCTGGTCCATAGGCCATCGGTGAGATCGGTCCTGCAGGGGCTCCTGAAGAAGAGGCTCCTTCCTGCGGAGCACTGCATTACCAAAA TTAAAAGAAACTTCAGTAGCGTAGCAGCGTCCTCTGGGAATGCCACACTAAATGGAGAGGATGGAGTAGAGCAGACAGCCATCAAAGTGTCCCTCAAGTGTCCAATCACATTCCGACGGATCCAGCTCCCTGCTAGGGGACATGACTGCAAACATGTGCAG TGCTTTGACTTGGAGTCCTATCTGCAGCTGAACTGTGAGAGAGGAACGTGGAGATGTCCTGTATGCAA TAAAACAGCATTACTGGAAGGGCTGGAGGTGGATCAGTACATGTGGGGAATTCTCAATGCAATTCAAAA TTCGGAGTTTGAAGAGGTCACCATCGACCCTACGTGTAGTTGGAGACCGGTGCCCATAAAGTCAGACATTCATATAAAGGAGGACCCAGATGGCCCTCTGGCCAAGCGTTTTAAAACCATGAGTCCCAGTCAAATGATCATGCCTAATGTGATGGATATGATCGCCCAGCTGGGTCCCGGCCCTTCACCCTACACCCCCCTCCCCCTTCagcacggaggaaacaatggcgAATATGGGGGCCAAGGTAGAG GCAATAGTTACCAGGGCCATGGAAACTTTGACTTCTCCCACAGTAACTCTGGTGGCGGAGCTCCCATGAATGACTTCATGCACGGACCCCAGCTTTCACATCCGCCAGACGTGCCCAACAGCCTCATGGCCCCTGACAAGCCTCTCGCCCACGGCATGCCCGACTCG ATGCCCCATCCCGTGAGCGCTGATCAATCCCATGCTTCCATGCAGCCAGGCATGCACGCATCCCCTCACCCCAACAGCCAGTCAGCTCAGCCATTGCATCACAGCGGCCCCCCATCCTCCCAGCCCCCACGCCAGCACCCACCCCCCCAGCAGCCAGGCCAAAACAGTCACCCACATGCTGACATGACCTTCAACCCCGCCGCCGACGGGCAGGCAGGTGGCCAGGGACCTGCAGACATGCCCGAGCCTTCTCTGGAT CTTCTGCCAGAACTGGCGAACCCAGACGAGTTGCTGTCATACTTAGACCCTCCTGACCTCCCAAGCAGCAGCAATGATGATCTGCTTTCCCTTTTTGAGAACAACTGA